AGCCTAAGACGAGAAATCCCCTTACATTATTTCCTCATCACACCCCTAGATTCCTGCCGCCGCAGATATAGCTTGTGCCGACACGGCGCGACCAAAACGCCCGCTCAAAGAGCAACGCGCGCGCCGTATGGGCGAGGGCTACAGTCTGGGTAAGGACTATGGGAACGACAGCACCGTTTACTAACACTAACGTGCTATCGCCCGCCCTTGCCTCTAACTTGTGGATGGCCTGGATGCGGAAGTAGCCGTAGGCCGCGTCCCCTTTGACTAACGGTATATGTACTTTTAGGGGTGCAAAAGTGCAGCCTAGGGCGAGCGGCAAGGGCACGAGATTGCGCTTGCCCGAGACAAACTGCGCCGCGTTGCGGAGAGCCTTTGGGTCGAGCGCGAACTGACGGCAGGCCTGACGGACAAGCGTACTAACCGCAGTAGGCAGAGTGGCAGTCTGCTCAGGGTAAATGACTATACTCACTAGTCCTTGTGCCGTATAGTCGGGATAAAACGCGAGAACTGAGTCCCAGTCTATAGTCATAAAAGCACCTCCCTGCGTGCAGTATACCCTAGCGCGGTTGCAGGTAGGTTGCAATACAAAACATTTTTGGGTAATTTACTGCAACATGACAGGCGCCTGTGGGTTGAAGGAATAGCCGAAGCCGCGCCGCGTAATAATCCAAGTCTGCCCATGCGGCAGCTTACCCCTTAGGCGCGAAACCTGCGCCTTAATGCTGCGCTCCCCCAGATAAAGCTCCTGTCCCCCTGTTAGTTCGGCATAGATTTGCGCCGCGCTATAAACCCGGCCGGGATTAGCCGCGAGCAAAAACAGGATGCGCATCTCCTGCGGAAACAACGGCAGCAACCGCCCGCCGTAGCGCACTTCCATGGCGCATCTGTTCACCACTAGCCCGGACTCACTGCTCTCTGCGAGCTTTAGTGCTAGGTTGACAGCGGGCACCGGGCGTTCGCGTGCTAGTCCCTGGCGGCGCAAGTCTGCGAGCGTAGGCCGCGCGCCGACAATGCGGCGCAGCCGGCCGTGTTTGGCGCTTTCCTGCACTGCTTTGTACACCGCCTGTGGGCCTTGCTCGCAACAGCGCAAGCCGCGCGCTAACTCGCGCGTGAGCTCAGGTGAGCCGCCTGTCCATGCATAAAGGGCCAAAGCGACAGGGTCGTTACTTGGACGAGCAAGCAACTTGGCCACCTCCTGCCGCGTAAAGTAGCTAAGTGTCAGCTTGGCGCCCTCCCACTTGCCGCGTGTGCCTAAGACCACAAACACCTGTGTGAGGCTTTTGCAGAACATGCGCTCGCTCGCAAAAGCCTTAAGTAACCCCGACAACTCGTCGCGTTCGCGCTGCGCTAAGCACTCTAACCCGTCGAGCAACACGACTAGCGGCGCCTGCTTTGCTAACGCTGCCAAAAGCGAACGCGGGGTAACTTCCCCCCACGCCTGCCCTAGCTTGCGACCTAGCTCCACTAGCACGGCGCCTTCGTTGTGCACGGCGTTAATGTAGACAATGCTGCCTTTAACCTCGTCCGCCACGTCGCCGCCAAGCTGCGAGAGAAACAACGTGAGGCCAGCCCGCGGCTCTGCCTCCACTACCAGGTATCCTTCCTCGTACAGCAACGCTTTGGCCTCCGGCGTAACCTGCCGCTCTACTCTCACTAACTTCACCTCCACTTTTGGCTTATGATATACGAACGTTTGTTCGGTGTCAAGAAGTGCTTAGTGCCTAGTGCTCAGTGCTCAGTAGAGCCGTGTCGCAGTGGAACCTTTTCCCCTTTTACCTTTTACCTTGTACCTTTCCACCCTTTTGCTCACCGCTCACAGCCCTAAAGCCTAAAGCCTAAAGCCTAACGCCTAATCTCCGCAAGCTGACTGCTGAGCGCTGAGTGCTGAAAGCCTCCTCCCGCAGTTCACGATTCACGATTCATGATTCACGATTTCCCCTATCACTCACAGCTGCCCGCACTCCCACAAGCGACAAGCGACAAGCCACAAGCAACATGCATGCCACAAGCCACAAACGTCAAGCGCAATTGTTTGACATTTGCGCTCCGTGGCTATAATATTTGATTGGATTGACGCAACTGCCAACTATGACACAGTTTTTGCATTAAGGGGGCGAAATGTGAACTGCAGCGTGTCATGGCAGTTGTGCACATCTAGTAATGGGAAGGACGTGAATGCATGAAACTTATCGCTCGTCTTTTCGTCGCTATCGTCGGTGGCATTATGCTAGGTCTTTGGGCGCCCGCTTTCCTCACGCGCATCCTTATTACCATTCAAGGACTCGTAGGTCAGCTTATCTTCTTTAGCATTCCGCTCATCATTGTGTTCTTTATCGCTGACGGCGTCATCGGACTAGGCAGCAAGAGCACCAAGCTTGCACCGCTCACAGTCGCCTTTGCCTACATGTCGACCATACTCTCCGGCTTCCTCGCCTATTTCGTCACTGTCGGGTTACAGCCGGTGATCGCCGGGGTAGCGGGACAACTCGCATCCGGAACCAAGCTCACCCCATATTTCACCCTCGCCATCGCCCCTGTCTTTGGCGTTATGTCTGCTTTAGCGCTTGCTTTTGTACTTGGCCTAGGAGTGGTGGCAACCGGCAGCCAAAACATGGCGCGCCTGCTTGGTGAAGGGAAAAACATTATAGAGAAGCTTATCGCCAATGTCATTATTCCGCTTATTCCTTTATTCATCGGAGGGATATTTGCCGGAATGGCCGCCGAAGGCACCGTATTTAACACCCTGCGCGCCTTTGGTTTGGTGCTCGTGCTAGCTGTCTTGGTACAGTGGGTCTGGATCTTCGTTTTGTACGGATATGCCTCGCTTGTGACCAAGAAGCCTGTGCTCAGCTCAATTAAGTCTATGCTGCCCGCCTACCTGACCGCGGTAGGTACGATGTCTAGCGCGGCCACCATGCCGGTGACCCTGCAACAGGCGCGGCAGCTGCCAATCCGTAAAGAAATTGCAAGCTTCGTTATCCCCCTTTGTGCTACCATTCATCTCTCAGGCAGCACCATTGCTATTACTATGTGCGCTATGGCGGTTATGATTATTAACCCGGCCTATGTGTTGCCTAGCTTCGCAGGGGTAATTCCGTTCATCTTTATGCTAGGCATCATCATGGTTGCAGCCCCCGGCGTGCCCGGCGGCGCAATTATGGCGGCCTACGGACTACTTGGCACCATGCTTGGCTTTAACGAAGCCGCGCTCGGCCTGATGGTCGCTCTCTACATGGCGCAAGACAGCTTCGGTACCGCTACTAACGTTACCGGCGACGGCGCCATCGCTATCCTAGTCGACAAGTACGCCGAATAAATATCGCAGTGCAGAAGAAGGCTCGTCCGCAGGGACGAGCCTTTCTTTATGTGGGGGGCTAGTAGTGGAGCACCGCTTCGCACTTGGCACTCAGCACTTTGCACTTAGCACTTAGCACTTGGCACTTTGCACTTCGTAGCTCGCCGCTTAAAGCTCGCTGCTCACAGCGGACGACAGTCCCACAAGCGACAAGCCACAAGTGACAAGCGACACACCTCTACGCTAACACCATACGCGCTATCGTAA
This sequence is a window from Selenomonadales bacterium. Protein-coding genes within it:
- a CDS encoding winged helix-turn-helix transcriptional regulator; translated protein: MRVERQVTPEAKALLYEEGYLVVEAEPRAGLTLFLSQLGGDVADEVKGSIVYINAVHNEGAVLVELGRKLGQAWGEVTPRSLLAALAKQAPLVVLLDGLECLAQRERDELSGLLKAFASERMFCKSLTQVFVVLGTRGKWEGAKLTLSYFTRQEVAKLLARPSNDPVALALYAWTGGSPELTRELARGLRCCEQGPQAVYKAVQESAKHGRLRRIVGARPTLADLRRQGLARERPVPAVNLALKLAESSESGLVVNRCAMEVRYGGRLLPLFPQEMRILFLLAANPGRVYSAAQIYAELTGGQELYLGERSIKAQVSRLRGKLPHGQTWIITRRGFGYSFNPQAPVMLQ
- a CDS encoding dicarboxylate/amino acid:cation symporter, with protein sequence MKLIARLFVAIVGGIMLGLWAPAFLTRILITIQGLVGQLIFFSIPLIIVFFIADGVIGLGSKSTKLAPLTVAFAYMSTILSGFLAYFVTVGLQPVIAGVAGQLASGTKLTPYFTLAIAPVFGVMSALALAFVLGLGVVATGSQNMARLLGEGKNIIEKLIANVIIPLIPLFIGGIFAGMAAEGTVFNTLRAFGLVLVLAVLVQWVWIFVLYGYASLVTKKPVLSSIKSMLPAYLTAVGTMSSAATMPVTLQQARQLPIRKEIASFVIPLCATIHLSGSTIAITMCAMAVMIINPAYVLPSFAGVIPFIFMLGIIMVAAPGVPGGAIMAAYGLLGTMLGFNEAALGLMVALYMAQDSFGTATNVTGDGAIAILVDKYAE